Part of the Hippopotamus amphibius kiboko isolate mHipAmp2 chromosome 7, mHipAmp2.hap2, whole genome shotgun sequence genome, GTGTACCACGTGCTGCTGATCCTGGGCCTGTTCGCCGTGCTGCTGTCTTGCTGCGCCTCGGCCATGTACACCAGCGTGGAGGGCTGGGACTACATGGACTCGCTCTACTTCTGCTTCGTCACCTTCAGCACCATCGGCTTTGGGGACCTGGTGAGCAGCCAGCACGCCGCCTACAGGAACCAGGGGCTCTACCGCCTGGGCAACTTCCTCTTCATCCTGCTCGGCGTGTGCTGCATCTACTCGCTCTTCAACGTCATCTCCATCCTCATCAAGCAGGTGCTCAACTGGATGCTGCGCAAGCTGAGCTGCCGCTGCTGCGCGCGCTGCTGCCCGGCACCCGGCGCGCCCCTGGCCCGGCGCAACGCCATCACCCCGGGCTCCCGGCTGCGGCGCCGCCTGGCCGCGCTCGGCGCCGATCCCACGGCCCGCGACAGCGACGCCGAGGGCCGCCGCCTGTCAGGCGAGCTCATCTCCATGCGCGACCTCACGGCCTCCAACAAGGTGTCGCTGGCGCTGCTGCAAAAGCAGCTGTCCGAGACGGCCAACGGCTACCCGCGCAGCGTGTGCGTCAACACGCGCCAGAACGGCTTCTCGGGCGGCGTGGGCGCACTAGGCATCATGAACAACCGCCTGGCCGAGACCAGCGCCTCCAGGTAGacgcgcgccccgccgcgccaCGGACCCTCACCAGGCTGGCGTGCAGCCCGGCGGCGTTTGCTTGCCTTCTCTCAGACGCTGGCGCTTTCTTAACCTCTATCcaataaaatgaaaccaaaaaaaattttttttaaagaaatactattTGGCCAGGCCTGATGTTATCAAGGGCAGGTTTGGGGGAGCCTGTTTTCCTTACGGGCGCCCTCTTGGAGAACCGTAGTCCCCAGCAGATTCTCCTCCAGGGAGAGAAAAAGTGGCACCCCAGACCCTTGCCCAGTGCACGTGGCTGAGAGGAGAGTGCCGCCCCTGGGTTTTGCAGACTGGCACTGAACCCCGTCTCCATGCACATAAGCAGCTGGCAACCCCAAAGCATATGGTGCAACTTTTCATGGCTCTGAGTTACCTCCGCAGCATTTAGAATCCTGGCCCAGCCTAGCAGCTTCCTTCTGGTCGTCAGAAGTGATATAGTCACAGTTatgacaggtgggggtggggagagccatATGTTGCCTCCCGATGTATATATATAGAACAGCCGCTACACACAGAGAACGGTGTAGTATTATGCAATGAGATGAAACATAACACCAACTTGCGGACTGTGGCATTTCCCAGAGATTTGGGAATTGCAGGGGTAAGGGGCTTAGCAGGCCTTTCTCAGCCTGGAGTTAGTCCACTGAGCACAGTGCACTGGGCAACttcttttaaagaggaaaagCCTGGGGTGGCCTGCAGGGCGGGGAGCTGCAGGTTGGAGGACACGGGCTCTGCTTCAGCTGGCTGATGTCTGAGGCTCAGGGCACATCTCTGATTTCCCTCAAATCTCCTTCCTTTCGCCAGCATCATCCATGGGAATGCTTTTCGTTTTTAACCAGGAATGTCTGAGTCTTCTCAGATAAGAGTTTTATTTGAtggtgtggatttttttccccccttttagaGAGCCCAAGGGTGCAGAGCACAGTACCCTCTTCAGCCGCCCCTCCTCTACATCGGGGCTCTGCCAGCTACACCAGTGGGCACCAGAGCCTACAGCACCAGGAACCAAAGCAGTCATCCTGCAAGTGTCAGAGAATTTGACTCCAGAGCCCCTGATGTGTTTGGGACACATCCCATTCCAAACCCGGTCTGGCCCTCGCTGACACTCAAGTGAATGtgttctctccacacacacagtcTGTATGGGAGGTGGAGGAAAGCAAGAGGGAAGGCAAAGGGAGAGAGCTGGTGGAATGGAAGCTATTTTAGGGTTAAAGTTTTGCTCTGGATGATCCTCAAGCTGAAGGACAGGTTCTCCCAGACTCACCCTCTGCCTCGTAGAGGGTCACTGATCTGGAGGAAGACCAGGTACCCAGCCTTCATTGAAGAGATGGGGTTCTTGAACTGTAAAGGAACAATACTTTTTTTTGGCTCATTTTTTCCCATCTAAAAAGATGGCAAACCCGAGGACAAATCCCAGAGCCTAGTCAGACACGGTATGACCCGCCAATATATACACAGCTTCTGATGGGAAGTCTTAGCAAAGCACCAGGACACCTCACACCATCTGCCTGAGAGGCATCAAAAGCCATGAAATCGCCCACCCTGGCAGTGAAGGAAGCACATGTgcctggaacacacacacacacacacacacacatacacacacacacacatacacacacacacacacaccccaagcaTTAAGAGTCATGCTTGAATGTCagcctcccctcaccccttccagttcatggaaggaaggaaaaaacaaattaaattgtgAGTAACTCTCCAGCTACTTTGGGTAATTTCTTTTTTGCAGGGGGGTGGGTGAGGGTGATTTCTAATTTGGATTGGAATTGGTTTTTAAACACAGACTGTAATCTGGGGGTAAAGCCAGTGAGGAGGAGCTGACCAGGACAGAAGTCAGTCTTGCCTTGCCAATTCCTGAAGGGTAGGCTTCCAGAGAGCCACGCTTTCAGGATGCACTATGACATCAGCCAGGCCAGCTCCATGAgccaccctccccaaccctgccaccccttcctccatctgAGCGACAGCTGTGGCCACACTGAAGGTACTGCATGCTCAGAGAGGCACACATTTTTTAGAGCAGAGTCCTCTAACAGGACCTAGAAATAAAGTATCAGATTTAGGcctttaaaagaaggaaagatcgATTAAAAGATATCCAGTTAGAGGTGTCACCTAGGCAATGGGAAATAATTTGGGGATGTGAGCCATCTAGAGGGGAAAGAGACATCCCCATGACAGAGACATCCAGACCATGAGGACTTCATGGCAGGCAAAATAGCAGCCATCCCAGAGAAAGTGAGCCCCAGGAAGAACACAGGAGGCTTAAGACAGGGTCATCAAGGCTCTCTGAGCTAGACAGGCCAAAAAGGCAGCCAGGGAATCACTGACCGGCAAACAGGACTGCATAAATTCCCATACCCACAGGAGGGAACAGGCCCTGCCTCCAGAGAAGAGAAGCTCACAACCTTCCTCAGCTGTCTTCTCTGTCACCACTGCTTCCTAAAGTCTATTCTGGGTTGCTCATGCTACAGCCTTagctgttttcacttcttttcctatGCTTTGGCTTTGGGAGGAGGCAATTGCAGGCAGCTTGAGCACACTTCTGAAGGAAGTGAAAGCATGGTTCAGGGGAGCCAGAAAAGGGACTCTTCCTGCTCAGCAACCACCCAGAGAAACACCAGTCCTCCAGTGTACAGTGGTAGCTCAGGACTCAGTGGTATGCACGTATTTTTGTCCGTGTTCTCCTAGTCCCCCTGCCTTCTCAATAATCATTGTCTTTTACCTCAGGCCAAAGGGCTCAGTGCCCCCAGATGCCAGGGGCTGCTTCCCTGGGAAAAGCCGGGCTCCCAAGGTCAGGGGGATTGTTGGAGCCTAGACTCGTGCCTAAAGGCCTTGTTTGACATCCTGCTTGAGGGTGAGCATCGAGAACCAGCTCTGCTTGACAAGATGGGATGGGGTCCTCCCATCCTCTCAGGATTATAGACATTGATAGGGACCCCTTTCTTTGGTGCAGGTTCTTCTGCACCTCAGGCTAAGAAAGGGGTCCTTTCTCTTAGATTCTGTGGCTTCTCCCACCATTCAGGGGTCTCCAGTCTGATCCACAGCTGGCAGCTCACTGTAGTCACAATGCCCCCAGGCTCCATGAGTTGCTTCCTAACCTGAGGCCCACACTCATCACTCTTGCGCTGGGGCTGTGGGGCTCCCGTAAAGACAGCACGGGCTCTGAGAGGCCGTTGTCACCCAGCTGTGGCCACACAGAGGCCAGGGACTTAGACGGCAGCCAGGCCTTCTCAGAGCAGAGCAGGCAGGGAAGGAGCCGCCCTTGGTGCCCTTGCTCGCTAAGAAGGCCAGGTGGTCAGGCTCCTGTGTCCTCTGACTGAAGCCAGTGCCTCCAGGCCTGGTGAAGGAGTTGGAAGTCTCAGGCAGCCTCAGGCCCTCAGCTTGTGAAAAATGCCCTGCAGTCCCGGGCTTTTGCCAGGACTGTCACACATCACAGCACCATGCACGCACATTTgggtacacacacatgtacacacacacacacacacgcacacacacacgcgcgcacacacacacacacacacacacacacacacacacacacacacacacacacacacacacacacacacaccccagccttATAAAGAGCTACTAGTCCCTTTCCCCGTGGAGAAAAAGTCCTGGTCTGGGCCACTTTAAGaaggattttgcatttttaactcCCTGGAGATCTGAGAGGGCCTGGAAAATTCCTCCCTGTCTTGGGGGAGTTTCATGGACACTTTGCATGTATCTGTGTTTTACACAGAAGCCAGCGGCCAAACCCAGGCCAAACCCTGGGAAAGAGCTGCTGAAAGTACCCAGGTTCCTCGCCCCTCAGACAGGCCTCCTAGCAGATCCCTCTCCCCAcgccctgggggaggggtgagcgAGTCCTCCCGGCCACGGCAGCCCACAGAGGCGGAGACCACAGCAGCCATGGGCCAGGTGGCTCCATCTTACTGTAACTTTTTACATTCTTcacaaacaaaaagcacaattCCACACGCACACTGTCTGGAAAGCACATTCAGACAGACTGCTGGAGGCACTTCTGATCCAGAAGAGGCGCTGGCTGGGGCTCGTTTCTTTGTTGGAACGGTGGTTGTAAAACGTGCTGGTTGGTGCCACGGAAGGCCCCACActctgtggggggaggggagaggggggagggctACGGACACCACTCCTGACCCCCAGGATGGGCTCATCAGCACGGACTCAGGGCCTGGACTCTCGCCCCTGGAGCAGCTCTGACACCTCCAGGCACCACACCCAGCCAGTCTCATCACTGAAGTGGTGAGATTTCTGTACCAACTTGGCCCAAggcccccttcccctctctgtcagcctcccccactccccctcctccctagAGAAGCTTTACAAATCATTCTCTATGTTACCTGTTCTGTCGGGAGGGGGTCAGAGCATACGGGGCAAGCCTGCAGGGTTTCTTagacaatatatttatttttcccagcaGCACTCCAAGAGAGGGCTTGAAGGGTGTTTAAAGTAACGTTGAATAAAATGCAGCCTGCCTCCCCTGTGAGCTGTTTGCTTTCTGTCTGTCAGAGCCGcctgcctccccagctccctgATCACACCTCCCCTCAGGGGGCCCAAGAGACGTCAGCTCCCAGGAGTGGGCCCCGGGTGGCAGTGTCCTGAGGGAGTTACTCTGCAAAACACCAGTGACATCCGTACGCACTAAGGGCACCAGTGGACCTCGCAGGGAGCCTGGTCAGATTCTGATGGCCATGGCTGGAGAGAAGGTAGGGGCATGGAGGAACCCAGCACTGGGGGAAATGGTCCCAactgtggctgtggtttccaaCCCACTGTGCACTAGATTCTCTGAAGGGAGCTTTGAAAGATACtggccccacctccactccccgaTTCTGATTTCAGAGGTCTGAGGAGGGGAGCAGGCAGGCACTGGAATTTTTTGGTAGctgcccaggtgattctaaagGGCAACcagggggacttctctggcggtccattggttaagactccatgtttccactgcagggggcacaggttccatccctggttggggaactaagatcccacatgcatcaaggtatggccaaaaaaataataagtaaataagtaaataaaataaagggcaaCCCGGGTCTGCAACTTACAATCTAAACACAGAGCACTCATATTGTGGTGTGGAAAGGGCATGCATTCAGAAGCTAGTAGGTCTGGATTCTAACTTCACATCTGTCAGTCAGCTTCATcagatcctcagtttcctcatctctaaaatgggataaTGAGCTCATCACCCACCTCACCACCACCTTGCAGGAGGCTGGGAACTTGGAAGAGTGTAAAAGCTCCACAAATACAGTATCACCATTACAGAGGCATTTAATGATAAGGGAACAGGTAGCCCCtattgcttgttttgtttttgtttttttaatatttgttatttatttggttgcactgtgTGTTAGTTcctgcaggtgggctccttagttgtggcatgccaactcttagttgtggcatgcatgtatcCCACATGGTCaattcctgaccagggatcgaacccgggcctcctgcactgggagtcttatccactgttgcaccagggaagccccacccctATTGCTTCTGCAGGGGGCCCTTTCTGTGGTGCCAGCTGGGGAAGAAGGCTG contains:
- the KCNK12 gene encoding potassium channel subfamily K member 12, whose amino-acid sequence is MSSRSPRPPPRRCRRRLPRPSSCCCCCCRRSHLNEDTGRFVLLAALIGLYLVAGATVFSALESPGEAEARARWGATLRNFSAAHGVAEPELRAFLRHYEAALAAGVRADALRPRWDFPGAFYFVGTVVSTIGFGMTTPATVGGKAFLIAYGLFGCAGTILFFNLFLERIISLLAFIMRTCRERQLRRSGLLPATFRRGSALSEADGLAGWKPSVYHVLLILGLFAVLLSCCASAMYTSVEGWDYMDSLYFCFVTFSTIGFGDLVSSQHAAYRNQGLYRLGNFLFILLGVCCIYSLFNVISILIKQVLNWMLRKLSCRCCARCCPAPGAPLARRNAITPGSRLRRRLAALGADPTARDSDAEGRRLSGELISMRDLTASNKVSLALLQKQLSETANGYPRSVCVNTRQNGFSGGVGALGIMNNRLAETSASR